The Pseudomonas azadiae genome contains a region encoding:
- a CDS encoding acyltransferase family protein, protein MPRLTSTYQPAIDGMRAMAVLSVIVFHLDAFSLLPGGFTGVDMFFVISGYVISLSLWERRDLAFGCYLADFYRRRLLRIMPALLTVLCVSFVLSAMFMPQFWLSELINRTGLAAFFGLSNIVLAWNTDTYFSPSAELNPYLHTWSLGVEEQFYVLFPALFFMWLRCRQKSVLMWTVLPLLAIASLIIGVYQVNAAPLSAFYLLPGRFWELAAGAILFQALGTRNATPRLNRLAPAMLAVGLGLVLTGFLFANPRQFPFPWAIVTVAGSLLMIAGIVLRADSAPGLLQRALQHPLATYIGRLSYSLYLWHWPVIVLLRWTVGLELLAVQLLYPVLVGLLAAASYHWVETPIRSGKSVVQRHAWLTLVSSLGIAGLMWLGAQWVSANSSVLSLSQTRDSYTWYAYKHYPQEDFDTVDDPRLKDRQLFVIGDSHTAAYRTLLKSIELKLGIKVIEYEQGGCSVVSLIGPDPARCAATREAQFKQIEARAKPGDVVFLASLRMPELAGREWREGEAAMVDQALGELTAENIEAARIAADTLLSRLQAARLNILIDAPKPLFKSAPNRCSDWFNRMNPVCAPGLTMARDQLERLRAPQMLLLEQLQARYQALHTWDPLLLLCPGPICSAYDANGKPLFFDSNHLSGHGNRVLEPDFTAALLRIWGATTPVTE, encoded by the coding sequence GTGCCCCGGCTCACCAGCACTTACCAACCTGCCATCGACGGCATGCGTGCGATGGCGGTGCTCAGCGTCATCGTGTTCCACCTGGACGCGTTCAGCCTGCTGCCCGGTGGTTTCACCGGCGTAGACATGTTCTTCGTGATTTCCGGGTATGTGATCAGCCTGTCATTGTGGGAGCGTCGCGATCTGGCCTTCGGCTGCTACCTCGCGGACTTCTACCGGCGTCGCCTGCTGCGCATCATGCCGGCGCTGCTGACCGTGCTGTGTGTGAGCTTTGTGCTGTCGGCGATGTTCATGCCGCAGTTCTGGCTCAGCGAGCTGATCAATCGCACGGGCCTGGCAGCATTCTTTGGCCTGAGCAATATAGTGCTGGCCTGGAACACCGACACCTACTTCTCCCCCAGCGCGGAACTCAATCCTTACCTGCATACCTGGTCTCTTGGCGTCGAAGAACAGTTCTATGTGCTATTCCCCGCCCTGTTTTTTATGTGGCTGCGCTGCCGACAAAAGTCGGTACTCATGTGGACGGTGCTGCCGTTGTTGGCCATTGCTTCGCTGATTATCGGCGTCTATCAGGTAAACGCAGCGCCGCTGTCGGCGTTCTATCTGCTGCCTGGGCGCTTCTGGGAGCTGGCCGCCGGGGCGATCCTGTTTCAAGCCCTCGGCACGCGCAATGCAACGCCCCGGCTCAATCGCCTGGCACCGGCCATGCTCGCAGTCGGCCTCGGCCTGGTACTGACCGGCTTTCTGTTCGCCAACCCCAGGCAGTTCCCCTTTCCGTGGGCAATCGTCACCGTGGCAGGCTCGCTGTTGATGATCGCCGGGATTGTATTGCGTGCCGACAGCGCCCCGGGCCTATTGCAGCGCGCGCTGCAACACCCGCTGGCCACCTACATCGGTCGATTGTCCTACTCGTTGTACCTGTGGCACTGGCCGGTCATCGTGCTCCTGCGCTGGACCGTCGGGCTCGAGCTGCTGGCGGTGCAACTGCTCTACCCCGTGTTGGTGGGTCTGCTCGCCGCGGCTTCCTACCATTGGGTAGAAACGCCGATCCGCAGCGGCAAATCGGTTGTGCAGCGCCATGCCTGGCTCACGTTGGTGAGCAGCCTGGGCATTGCCGGCCTGATGTGGCTGGGCGCGCAGTGGGTGTCGGCCAATTCCTCCGTGCTGTCGCTCAGCCAGACCCGCGACAGCTACACCTGGTATGCCTACAAACATTATCCCCAGGAAGATTTCGATACCGTCGACGACCCGCGCCTGAAGGACAGGCAACTGTTCGTCATCGGCGACTCCCATACGGCGGCCTACCGCACCCTGCTCAAATCGATCGAGCTCAAGCTGGGGATCAAGGTGATTGAATACGAACAAGGCGGTTGCAGCGTCGTCAGCCTTATCGGCCCCGACCCTGCACGCTGCGCAGCGACACGGGAAGCCCAATTCAAGCAGATCGAAGCCCGCGCCAAGCCGGGTGACGTGGTTTTCCTTGCCTCGCTGCGCATGCCCGAACTGGCCGGACGCGAGTGGCGCGAAGGCGAGGCGGCCATGGTCGACCAGGCGCTGGGCGAACTGACGGCCGAGAACATCGAAGCGGCGCGAATCGCCGCCGACACGCTGTTGAGCCGCTTGCAGGCGGCAAGGCTCAACATTCTTATCGATGCGCCAAAACCTCTGTTCAAGAGCGCGCCCAACCGCTGCTCGGACTGGTTCAACCGCATGAACCCGGTGTGCGCGCCCGGCCTGACCATGGCGCGTGACCAGCTTGAGCGGCTCCGTGCGCCACAAATGCTGTTGCTGGAGCAGTTGCAGGCGCGCTATCAGGCCTTGCACACCTGGGACCCGTTGCTGCTGCTGTGCCCTGGTCCGATCTGTTCAGCCTACGATGCAAACGGCAAACCGCTGTTTTTTGATTCCAACCACCTCAGTGGCCATGGTAACCGCGTACTTGAACCCGACTTTACCGCGGCCTTGCTGAGGATCTGGGGAGCGACGACGCCGGTTACTGAATGA
- a CDS encoding flagellar basal body-associated protein FliL — MKAWILLMLALTLPMAAQAEEAKEGEAPKVSYISLSPPFVGNYGLDGTAKLKVFKADIALRVTGTEAAAAVKANDALIRNQLVALFTQQTTDAMSTVEGKEKLRQEALKQTQQVMNDETGKPVVEDLLFNNLIIQ, encoded by the coding sequence GTGAAAGCGTGGATCCTGTTGATGCTGGCCCTGACCTTGCCGATGGCGGCCCAGGCCGAAGAAGCCAAAGAGGGCGAGGCGCCGAAGGTCAGCTATATCAGCCTGAGCCCGCCGTTCGTGGGTAACTACGGGCTCGATGGCACGGCAAAACTCAAGGTGTTCAAGGCCGACATCGCTCTGCGCGTGACTGGCACCGAAGCGGCTGCCGCGGTCAAGGCCAACGACGCGTTGATCCGTAACCAATTGGTGGCGTTGTTTACCCAGCAGACCACCGACGCAATGAGCACGGTCGAAGGCAAAGAGAAGCTGCGCCAGGAAGCCCTGAAGCAGACTCAGCAAGTCATGAATGACGAGACCGGCAAGCCTGTGGTGGAAGATCTGCTGTTCAACAACCTGATCATTCAGTAA
- a CDS encoding NADPH:quinone oxidoreductase family protein — MKAVLCKAFGPAETLVLEEIVSPTIKKNEILLDVHAAGVNFPDTLIIEGKYQFKPPFPFSPGGEAAGVISEVGEKVSHLKVGDRVMALTGWGSFAEQVAVPGYNVLPIPPSMDFNTAAAFSMTYGTSMHALKQRAKLQPGETLLVLGASGGVGLAAVEIGKAMGARVIAAASSAEKLAVAKAAGADELINYSEASLKDEIKRLTDGNGADVIYDPVGGDLFDQAIRAIGWNGRLLVVGFASGRIPELPVNLALLKGAAVVGVFWGSFAQRQPQDNAANFQQLFGWYADGKLKPLVSQVYPLEQAAQAINDLGQRKAVGKVVVQIR; from the coding sequence ATGAAAGCTGTGCTGTGCAAAGCCTTCGGCCCCGCCGAAACCCTGGTGCTGGAAGAGATCGTGAGCCCTACGATCAAGAAGAACGAAATCCTGCTGGACGTGCATGCCGCTGGGGTCAACTTCCCGGACACCCTGATCATCGAGGGCAAGTACCAGTTCAAGCCGCCCTTCCCGTTTTCACCGGGTGGCGAAGCGGCAGGTGTGATCAGTGAAGTCGGGGAGAAGGTCAGCCACCTGAAAGTCGGCGACCGGGTTATGGCGCTGACCGGCTGGGGCAGCTTTGCCGAGCAGGTGGCGGTGCCGGGCTACAACGTGCTGCCGATCCCGCCGAGCATGGACTTCAATACCGCTGCCGCGTTCAGCATGACCTACGGCACCTCCATGCACGCGCTGAAACAGCGGGCCAAGCTGCAACCGGGCGAAACCCTGCTAGTACTCGGCGCCTCCGGTGGCGTGGGCCTGGCCGCAGTGGAAATCGGTAAAGCCATGGGCGCGCGGGTAATTGCCGCCGCCAGCAGTGCCGAAAAGCTCGCCGTGGCCAAGGCCGCCGGCGCGGATGAGCTGATCAATTACAGCGAAGCCAGCCTGAAAGACGAGATCAAGCGCCTCACCGACGGCAACGGTGCCGATGTGATCTACGACCCGGTAGGCGGCGACCTGTTTGACCAGGCCATCCGCGCCATCGGCTGGAACGGCCGTCTGCTGGTGGTGGGGTTTGCCAGCGGGCGCATTCCCGAGCTGCCGGTGAACCTGGCACTGCTCAAGGGCGCGGCGGTGGTTGGGGTGTTCTGGGGATCGTTCGCCCAGCGCCAGCCGCAGGATAATGCGGCGAATTTTCAGCAGCTGTTTGGCTGGTATGCCGACGGCAAGCTCAAGCCGTTGGTGTCGCAGGTGTATCCCCTGGAGCAGGCGGCCCAGGCGATCAATGATCTGGGACAACGCAAAGCGGTGGGCAAAGTCGTCGTCCAAATCCGCTAA
- the glpT gene encoding glycerol-3-phosphate transporter: MFAFFRPAAHQAPLPEEKIDSTYRRLRWQIFAGIFFGYAGYYLLRKNFSLAMPYLIDEGYTRGELGLAMSAIAIAYGLSKFLMGLVSDRSNPRYFLPFGLLVSAGVMFIFGFAPWATSSVTMMFILLFINGWAQGMGWPPSGRTMVHWWSQKERGGVVSVWNVAHNVGGGLIGPLFLLGMAWFNDWHAAFYVPATVALAVAAFAFITMRDTPQSVGLPPIEKYKNDYPEGYDDSHEDEFSAKEIFVKYVLRNKMLWYIAFANVFVYLLRYGVLDWAPTYLKEAKHFTVDKSSWAYFFYEWAGIPGTLLCGWMSDKIFRGNRGLTGIVFMALVTVATLVYWLNPPGNPMVDMIALVSIGFLIYGPVMLIGLQALELAPKKAAGTAAGFTGLFGYLGGSVAASAAMGYTVDHFGWDGGFVLLIGACVLAIAFLIPTLWHTNSVSSAR; this comes from the coding sequence ATGTTTGCTTTCTTTCGTCCTGCCGCCCACCAGGCGCCCCTGCCTGAAGAAAAAATAGACAGCACCTACCGGCGTCTGCGCTGGCAGATCTTCGCCGGCATCTTCTTCGGCTATGCCGGGTACTACCTGCTGCGCAAGAACTTTTCCCTGGCCATGCCCTACCTCATCGACGAGGGGTACACCCGCGGCGAACTGGGCCTGGCGATGTCGGCCATCGCGATTGCCTACGGCTTGTCCAAGTTCCTCATGGGCCTGGTGTCCGACCGCTCCAACCCACGCTACTTCCTGCCCTTCGGCCTGCTGGTGTCCGCCGGGGTGATGTTCATTTTCGGTTTCGCGCCTTGGGCGACGTCCAGCGTGACCATGATGTTCATTTTGCTGTTCATCAACGGCTGGGCCCAAGGCATGGGCTGGCCGCCAAGTGGGCGGACCATGGTGCACTGGTGGTCGCAGAAAGAACGCGGCGGCGTGGTGTCGGTGTGGAACGTGGCGCATAACGTTGGCGGCGGCCTGATCGGCCCGCTGTTCCTTTTGGGCATGGCTTGGTTCAACGACTGGCATGCAGCGTTCTACGTGCCGGCCACGGTGGCGCTGGCAGTGGCGGCCTTTGCCTTCATCACTATGCGCGACACCCCGCAATCGGTCGGCCTGCCGCCCATCGAGAAGTACAAGAACGATTACCCGGAAGGCTACGACGACAGCCACGAAGACGAATTCAGCGCCAAGGAAATTTTCGTCAAGTACGTGCTGCGCAACAAAATGCTGTGGTACATCGCTTTCGCCAACGTGTTCGTCTACCTGCTGCGCTACGGCGTGCTGGACTGGGCACCGACCTACCTGAAAGAAGCCAAGCACTTCACGGTCGACAAGTCGTCCTGGGCTTACTTCTTCTATGAATGGGCGGGTATCCCCGGCACGCTGCTGTGCGGCTGGATGTCGGACAAGATCTTTCGTGGCAACCGTGGCCTGACCGGCATTGTGTTCATGGCCCTGGTGACCGTGGCGACGCTGGTGTACTGGCTCAACCCGCCGGGCAACCCGATGGTCGACATGATCGCGCTGGTTTCCATCGGCTTCCTGATCTACGGCCCGGTGATGCTGATCGGCCTGCAGGCACTGGAATTGGCACCGAAGAAAGCTGCCGGCACTGCCGCGGGCTTCACCGGTCTGTTCGGTTACCTGGGCGGCTCTGTGGCAGCCAGCGCGGCCATGGGCTACACCGTGGACCATTTCGGCTGGGACGGCGGATTTGTGCTGCTGATTGGTGCGTGCGTACTGGCAATCGCTTTCCTGATCCCAACGCTGTGGCACACCAACAGCGTCAGCTCGGCGCGTTAA
- a CDS encoding gamma-glutamylcyclotransferase — protein MTAIETDLLQLAYPPRLDLGPQLTHEQLMSSMQATMALHKGGPVWLFAYGSLIWRPECSSTERVRARVHGYHRGLYLWSHEHRGTPEIPGLVFGLDRGGSCSGFAYRLPEDQLEASLYALWQREMPYPSYRPHWLSCRLEDGTTVQALGFVLERHLPSYAGNLPDIVLNHVLQSACGRYGTTRDYVEQTVNALRSHAMPDKNLEARLKRCAKDCAAINAPS, from the coding sequence ATGACCGCCATTGAAACCGATCTTCTGCAATTGGCTTACCCTCCGCGCCTCGATCTGGGGCCGCAACTCACTCACGAACAATTGATGAGTTCGATGCAAGCCACCATGGCTCTGCATAAGGGTGGGCCGGTCTGGCTATTTGCGTACGGTTCACTGATCTGGCGCCCCGAATGCTCCTCGACCGAGCGGGTGCGGGCGCGGGTTCATGGTTATCACCGCGGCCTTTACCTTTGGTCCCACGAGCATCGGGGGACGCCGGAAATCCCGGGTTTGGTCTTCGGCCTGGATCGCGGTGGCTCGTGCAGCGGGTTTGCCTACCGTTTGCCTGAAGACCAGCTGGAAGCGTCGCTCTACGCTTTGTGGCAGCGCGAAATGCCGTATCCGTCCTACCGACCGCACTGGCTCAGTTGTCGTCTGGAAGATGGCACTACGGTGCAGGCGTTGGGGTTTGTGTTGGAGCGACACCTGCCCAGCTACGCCGGCAACTTGCCCGATATCGTGCTGAACCATGTGTTGCAAAGCGCTTGTGGGCGTTACGGCACTACCCGCGATTATGTCGAGCAGACCGTCAACGCCCTGCGCAGCCACGCCATGCCAGATAAAAACCTGGAGGCGCGGCTCAAGCGTTGTGCGAAGGATTGCGCAGCGATTAACGCGCCGAGCTGA
- a CDS encoding CDP-6-deoxy-delta-3,4-glucoseen reductase, translating to MRVTLQPSGAVLELVPGERILEGARRLGYECPQACRNGVCHVCAALLVEGRVRQGGEVRDHGEFYTCIAEPLEDCIVLWDGVLAPGELPLRKLSCQLSECVDVGGDVWRVRLLAPAGKAVRYHAGQYLMIERESGEKSAFSLASAPHAGRELELHVLAREDSARTLLEQLQRNRMARVELPFGDTHLAELPDGPLVLIAAGTGMAQMHSLIEHCRATGFKHPVHLYWGVRRPDDFYRIEHWDQWRQLPNLFLHKIVSDVCGWEGRCGLLHEAVCEDIADLKSVHVYASGSPAMIYGTLDALVDAGMDAHQMRADVFAYAPRP from the coding sequence ATGCGTGTAACCCTGCAACCTTCCGGCGCCGTGCTGGAGCTGGTCCCCGGCGAGCGAATCCTCGAAGGCGCGCGCCGCCTGGGCTACGAATGCCCCCAGGCCTGTCGCAACGGCGTATGCCACGTGTGCGCCGCGCTGCTGGTGGAGGGGCGGGTGCGGCAAGGTGGTGAAGTGCGCGACCACGGCGAGTTCTACACCTGCATCGCAGAGCCGCTGGAAGACTGCATTGTGTTGTGGGATGGCGTGCTGGCGCCTGGAGAGTTGCCGTTGCGCAAGTTGTCGTGCCAATTGAGTGAATGTGTGGACGTCGGCGGTGATGTGTGGCGCGTGCGCCTGCTGGCTCCGGCCGGTAAAGCGGTGCGGTACCACGCCGGGCAATACCTGATGATCGAGCGCGAAAGCGGCGAGAAATCGGCATTCTCCCTGGCGTCGGCACCTCACGCCGGGCGCGAGTTGGAGCTGCACGTACTGGCCCGCGAAGACAGCGCGCGCACCTTGCTGGAGCAACTGCAGCGAAACCGGATGGCCCGCGTCGAGCTGCCGTTCGGCGACACCCACCTGGCCGAGCTGCCGGATGGGCCGTTGGTGCTGATCGCCGCCGGTACGGGCATGGCGCAGATGCACAGCCTGATCGAACATTGCCGCGCCACCGGCTTCAAGCACCCGGTGCACCTGTACTGGGGCGTGCGTCGCCCGGACGATTTCTACCGGATCGAACACTGGGACCAGTGGCGGCAACTGCCCAACTTGTTCCTGCACAAAATCGTCAGCGATGTGTGCGGCTGGGAAGGGCGCTGCGGGTTGTTGCATGAAGCGGTGTGCGAAGACATCGCTGACCTCAAATCGGTGCATGTCTATGCCAGCGGTTCGCCGGCCATGATCTACGGCACGCTGGATGCCCTGGTCGACGCCGGTATGGATGCGCACCAGATGCGTGCGGATGTGTTCGCCTACGCCCCCAGGCCCTGA
- the ubiD gene encoding 4-hydroxy-3-polyprenylbenzoate decarboxylase — translation MKFKDLRDFVQQLEQRGELKRIQMPISPVLEMTEICDRTLRSKGPALLFEKPTGFDIPVLGNLFGTPERVAFGMGAESVSELREIGKLLAFLKEPEPPKGLKDAWSKLPIFRKIIAMAPKVVKDAACQEVVIEGDDVDLAMLPVQTCWPGDVGPLITWGLTVTKGPNKDRQNLGIYRQQVIGRNKVIMRWLSHRGGALDYREWCEKHPGKPFPVSVALGADPATILGAVTPVPDSLSEYAFAGLLRGNRTELVKCRGNDLQVPATAEIILEGVIHPGEMADEGPYGDHTGYYNEVDSFPVFTVERITHRIKPIYHSTYTGRPPDEPAILGVALNEVFVPILQKQFPEITDFYLPPEGCSYRMAIVTMKKSYPGHAKRVMLGVWSFLRQFMYTKFVIVTDDDINARDWNDVIWAITTRMDPKRDTVMIDNTPIDYLDFASPVSGLGSKMGLDATHKWPGETTREWGRVIVKDEAVTARVDAIWKELGID, via the coding sequence ATGAAATTCAAGGATCTTCGGGATTTCGTGCAGCAACTTGAGCAGCGCGGAGAGTTGAAACGTATCCAGATGCCGATCTCACCGGTGCTGGAAATGACTGAGATTTGCGACCGCACCCTGCGCAGCAAGGGCCCGGCGTTGCTGTTCGAGAAACCGACTGGCTTTGATATCCCGGTGCTCGGCAACTTGTTCGGGACACCCGAGCGCGTGGCCTTTGGCATGGGCGCCGAGTCGGTCAGCGAGCTGCGCGAGATCGGCAAGCTGCTGGCCTTCCTCAAGGAGCCAGAACCGCCCAAGGGGCTCAAGGATGCCTGGTCGAAACTGCCGATCTTTCGCAAGATTATTGCCATGGCCCCCAAGGTGGTTAAGGACGCGGCGTGCCAGGAAGTGGTCATCGAAGGTGATGATGTCGACCTCGCCATGCTGCCGGTGCAGACCTGTTGGCCCGGCGACGTTGGCCCGCTGATCACCTGGGGCTTGACCGTCACCAAGGGCCCGAACAAGGACCGCCAGAACCTCGGTATCTACCGTCAGCAAGTGATCGGCCGCAACAAGGTGATCATGCGCTGGCTGAGCCACCGTGGCGGCGCCCTGGACTACCGCGAGTGGTGCGAAAAACACCCCGGCAAACCGTTCCCGGTTTCTGTGGCCCTGGGCGCCGACCCGGCCACCATCCTCGGCGCTGTCACGCCAGTGCCGGACAGCCTCTCCGAATACGCCTTCGCGGGTCTGCTGCGCGGTAACCGCACCGAGTTGGTGAAGTGCCGTGGCAACGACCTGCAAGTGCCGGCCACCGCCGAAATCATCCTGGAAGGTGTGATTCATCCCGGCGAAATGGCGGATGAAGGCCCGTACGGCGACCACACCGGCTACTACAACGAAGTCGACAGCTTCCCGGTGTTCACCGTCGAGCGCATCACCCATCGGATCAAGCCGATTTATCACAGCACCTACACCGGCCGGCCGCCGGATGAGCCGGCCATCCTGGGCGTGGCGCTCAACGAAGTGTTCGTGCCGATCCTGCAGAAGCAGTTTCCTGAAATCACCGACTTCTACCTGCCGCCGGAAGGCTGCTCGTACCGCATGGCCATCGTGACCATGAAGAAGTCGTACCCGGGCCATGCCAAGCGGGTAATGCTCGGTGTGTGGTCGTTTTTGCGACAGTTCATGTACACCAAGTTCGTTATTGTCACCGACGATGACATCAATGCCCGCGACTGGAACGACGTGATCTGGGCCATCACCACCCGCATGGACCCCAAGCGCGACACGGTGATGATCGACAATACACCGATCGACTACCTCGACTTCGCCTCGCCGGTGTCGGGCCTGGGGTCGAAAATGGGCCTGGATGCCACCCACAAATGGCCGGGTGAAACCACCCGCGAGTGGGGTCGAGTGATCGTCAAGGATGAAGCGGTCACCGCCCGTGTCGATGCGATCTGGAAAGAACTGGGAATAGATTGA
- the rho gene encoding transcription termination factor Rho, whose protein sequence is MNLTELKQKPITDLLQLAEEMGIENMARSRKQDVIFSLLKKHAKSGEEISGDGVLEILQDGFGFLRSADASYLAGPDDIYVSPSQIRRFNLRTGDTIVGKIRPPKEGERYFALLKVDTINFDRPENAKNKILFENLTPLFPTVRMKMEAGNGSTEDLTGRVIDLCAPIGKGQRGLIVAPPKAGKTIMLQNIAANIARNNPEVHLIVLLIDERPEEVTEMQRTVRGEVVASTFDEPPTRHVQVAEMVIEKAKRLVEHKKDVVILLDSITRLARAYNTVIPSSGKVLTGGVDAHALEKPKRFFGAARNIEEGGSLTIIATALVETGSKMDEVIYEEFKGTGNMELPLDRRIAEKRVFPAININRSGTRREELLTADDELQRMWILRKLLHPMDEVAAIEFLIDKLKTTKTNDEFFLSMKRK, encoded by the coding sequence ATGAATCTGACTGAACTCAAGCAAAAGCCGATTACCGACCTGCTCCAACTGGCCGAAGAAATGGGCATAGAAAATATGGCCCGTTCGCGCAAGCAGGACGTGATTTTCTCCCTGCTCAAGAAGCACGCGAAAAGCGGCGAGGAAATCTCCGGTGATGGCGTGCTGGAGATTCTCCAGGACGGCTTCGGCTTCCTCCGCTCCGCAGACGCCTCCTATCTTGCCGGCCCAGACGATATCTACGTCTCGCCGAGCCAGATCCGTCGCTTCAACTTGCGCACCGGTGACACCATCGTTGGCAAGATCCGTCCACCGAAGGAAGGCGAGCGTTATTTCGCCCTGCTCAAGGTCGACACGATCAACTTCGATCGTCCCGAGAACGCGAAAAACAAGATTCTCTTCGAGAACCTGACGCCGCTGTTCCCGACGGTGCGCATGAAAATGGAAGCCGGCAACGGCTCCACCGAAGACTTGACCGGTCGTGTGATCGACCTGTGCGCCCCGATCGGCAAGGGCCAGCGTGGCCTGATCGTCGCACCGCCGAAGGCCGGTAAAACGATCATGCTGCAGAACATTGCAGCGAACATCGCACGTAACAATCCGGAAGTTCACCTGATCGTGCTGTTGATCGATGAGCGCCCGGAAGAAGTGACCGAAATGCAACGCACCGTGCGTGGCGAAGTGGTTGCATCGACGTTCGATGAGCCGCCAACCCGCCACGTGCAGGTTGCCGAAATGGTGATCGAGAAGGCCAAGCGCCTGGTCGAACACAAGAAGGACGTGGTGATCCTGCTCGACTCCATCACCCGTCTGGCGCGTGCCTACAACACCGTGATCCCGAGCTCCGGCAAGGTCTTGACCGGTGGTGTCGATGCCCACGCCCTGGAGAAACCGAAGCGTTTCTTCGGCGCCGCGCGCAACATCGAAGAAGGCGGCTCGCTGACCATCATCGCCACCGCGCTGGTTGAAACCGGCTCGAAGATGGACGAAGTGATCTACGAAGAGTTCAAGGGTACCGGCAACATGGAACTGCCCCTGGACCGTCGCATCGCGGAAAAGCGCGTGTTCCCGGCAATCAACATCAACCGTTCCGGCACCCGCCGCGAAGAGTTGCTGACTGCCGACGACGAACTGCAGCGTATGTGGATCCTGCGCAAGCTGCTGCACCCGATGGACGAAGTTGCGGCCATCGAGTTCCTGATCGACAAGCTGAAAACCACGAAGACCAACGACGAGTTCTTCTTGTCGATGAAGCGTAAGTAA
- the trxA gene encoding thioredoxin TrxA: protein MSNDLIKHVTDATFEAEVLKAQGPVLVDYWAEWCGPCKMIAPVLDDIATTYEGKLTIAKLNIDDNQETPAKHGVRGIPTLMLFKNGNVEATKVGALSKSQLQAFLDANI from the coding sequence ATGAGCAACGATCTTATCAAGCACGTCACCGACGCGACCTTTGAGGCCGAAGTACTCAAGGCTCAGGGCCCGGTGCTGGTTGACTACTGGGCTGAATGGTGTGGCCCTTGCAAAATGATCGCTCCAGTCCTGGACGACATTGCAACCACTTACGAAGGCAAGCTGACCATTGCCAAGCTGAACATCGACGACAATCAGGAAACCCCTGCCAAGCACGGCGTGCGTGGTATCCCGACCCTGATGCTGTTCAAGAACGGCAACGTCGAAGCCACCAAAGTTGGCGCGCTGTCGAAGTCCCAGCTGCAAGCTTTCCTCGACGCCAACATCTAA
- a CDS encoding FadR/GntR family transcriptional regulator, whose translation MNSIAQAVPEAALQAIRKLIKEQGFGPGDALPSQRDLAVQLGVSRASLREALSSLSALGVVSVQPGKGVFVQAGEESPGFAWPFAARATPLDIFQLRYALEGFAAGLAAVTLSINELDRLEDNVEAMRKMLKAGDFEAAAQLDFEFHQRILLASGNQAMVSILSASAELFLESQKLPFIRPERAMETWQEHRRILRALARRASATAQKTMQEHVRNAALRTGIAFVTPVSP comes from the coding sequence ATGAATTCCATAGCCCAAGCCGTACCGGAAGCGGCCTTGCAGGCCATCCGCAAACTGATCAAGGAGCAAGGCTTCGGGCCGGGCGATGCATTGCCGTCCCAGCGCGATCTGGCGGTGCAGTTAGGCGTGAGCCGGGCGTCGTTGCGCGAAGCATTGTCGTCCCTGAGTGCGCTGGGCGTGGTCAGTGTGCAGCCCGGCAAAGGCGTGTTCGTGCAGGCCGGCGAGGAATCGCCGGGGTTTGCCTGGCCGTTTGCGGCGCGGGCCACGCCGCTGGATATCTTCCAGTTGCGTTATGCCCTCGAAGGCTTCGCGGCGGGGTTGGCGGCGGTGACGCTGAGCATCAATGAACTGGACCGCCTGGAAGATAACGTCGAGGCCATGCGCAAAATGCTCAAGGCCGGCGACTTCGAAGCAGCGGCGCAGCTGGACTTTGAATTCCACCAGCGCATCCTGCTGGCCAGCGGCAACCAGGCCATGGTCAGTATCCTGAGCGCGAGTGCCGAGCTGTTTCTGGAGAGCCAGAAACTACCGTTCATCCGGCCGGAACGGGCCATGGAGACCTGGCAGGAGCATCGCAGAATCCTGCGCGCCCTGGCCCGGCGCGCGAGTGCGACGGCGCAGAAAACCATGCAGGAACATGTACGTAATGCAGCGTTGCGTACGGGTATCGCTTTTGTGACTCCCGTGTCGCCTTGA